The following are encoded in a window of uncultured Sphaerochaeta sp. genomic DNA:
- a CDS encoding helix-turn-helix transcriptional regulator: protein MARTYNLQDIFARNLKERRRKLSLTQAQLAEKIGVSTSFVTEIETSRKAPSFSTIEKISAALDVPCWTFFCEDGDKLPNDVTVMDQFAYKLKQDINHIIDVNVSLTR, encoded by the coding sequence ATGGCTAGAACCTACAATTTGCAGGACATTTTCGCAAGGAACCTGAAGGAGCGCAGAAGAAAGCTCTCCCTGACCCAAGCTCAATTGGCTGAGAAGATCGGCGTTTCCACCTCATTTGTGACAGAGATCGAGACCTCAAGGAAAGCACCATCATTCTCCACCATAGAGAAGATCAGTGCCGCGTTGGATGTCCCCTGTTGGACCTTTTTTTGCGAGGATGGTGACAAGCTTCCCAATGATGTCACTGTCATGGACCAATTCGCATATAAGCTTAAACAGGACATCAACCACATCATCGATGTGAATGTCAGCCTGACCCGTTAG
- the fusA gene encoding elongation factor G produces MSVVSNDLRNVAIIGHNDTGKTTLVEQLLFYANVISRAENVSSGKTVSDYTDEEISHKISIHASLASLGWEGKTLNFIDTPGTAGFIGETICGFRSCESAVMVVDARDGAQIETIKLWRHLDQRNKPRAVFINKMDRDRADYTQVLENLRETFKANFVPIVIPIGSGKDFKGVINLIEDKAYMVGDDGKEKEAEIPSDMKEFEEQYHNDLVENAAEGADDLIEKYFEEGTLSSEDIRRGLREGMDDNRVIPVFCGAAEQGSGMVSLLNFIRNNFPKPIGKSDWIINEDGSESEFAITEEGPAAAVVFKTTIDQFSGKLSFLKVLRGTIKGDTELYNPHLNRKERSGKVYRLVGKKLIETDMLAAGDIGVIAKSNIASTNSTLVEGSDTKFQFKPLAFPQPIYSLAISAEDKKSEVKMNESLHKVTEEDLTFLIKYNEETKENVVAGMGELHLNMILDKVREKQKVNIITKLPRVAYRETITKKSGIAEYSHKKQSGGHGQYARVLIEIEPLERGAYYSFTNAIKGGSVSKGYVPGIEKGLHELMEEGYLAGYPMMDIGITLVDGKEHPVDSSEMAFKLAAKGAMKIAVDKAKPVLLEPIMLLSVYIENDYLGDILSDLSSKRGRVLGQEDMGNLQLVKAQVPQSELLNYAIDLKSMTSGTGSFEMEFDHYEPLSGKLADEVIKAYKDSLAEEE; encoded by the coding sequence ATGAGCGTTGTCAGCAATGATTTGAGGAATGTCGCCATCATCGGCCACAACGACACCGGGAAAACCACGTTGGTGGAACAATTGTTATTTTATGCCAATGTGATTTCCCGGGCAGAGAATGTCTCCAGTGGAAAGACCGTAAGCGATTACACGGATGAGGAAATTTCCCATAAGATTTCCATTCATGCTTCCCTCGCCTCCCTGGGATGGGAAGGAAAAACCCTGAACTTCATCGATACCCCGGGAACTGCAGGGTTTATCGGTGAGACCATCTGCGGATTCCGATCCTGCGAATCAGCAGTAATGGTTGTTGACGCACGTGATGGAGCCCAGATTGAGACAATCAAGCTCTGGCGTCATCTTGATCAACGCAATAAACCACGGGCGGTGTTCATCAACAAGATGGACCGGGATCGTGCAGACTATACACAAGTACTCGAGAACCTTCGAGAGACCTTCAAAGCCAATTTTGTCCCCATTGTCATCCCTATCGGAAGCGGCAAGGATTTCAAGGGTGTCATCAATCTGATTGAAGACAAAGCCTACATGGTGGGCGATGATGGAAAAGAAAAAGAGGCTGAGATCCCTTCGGACATGAAGGAGTTCGAGGAACAATACCACAACGATCTAGTGGAAAATGCCGCTGAGGGAGCAGATGATCTCATCGAGAAGTATTTTGAGGAAGGGACTCTCTCCAGTGAGGATATCAGGCGCGGGCTACGCGAAGGGATGGACGACAACCGGGTCATCCCGGTATTCTGTGGTGCTGCTGAGCAAGGAAGCGGAATGGTAAGCTTGCTCAATTTCATCAGGAACAACTTCCCCAAGCCAATCGGCAAATCCGATTGGATCATCAACGAGGATGGCAGTGAATCTGAATTCGCCATCACAGAGGAAGGACCAGCAGCAGCAGTGGTCTTCAAGACAACCATCGACCAGTTCAGCGGGAAATTGAGCTTCCTGAAGGTGCTCAGGGGTACCATCAAGGGAGATACAGAACTGTACAATCCGCATCTCAACAGAAAAGAACGTTCTGGCAAGGTCTACCGGCTCGTCGGCAAAAAACTTATCGAAACAGATATGTTGGCAGCAGGAGACATCGGTGTCATTGCAAAGAGCAACATCGCTTCCACCAATTCAACCCTGGTGGAAGGGAGTGATACGAAGTTCCAGTTCAAACCTCTCGCCTTCCCACAGCCAATCTACAGCCTCGCGATCAGTGCAGAGGACAAGAAGAGCGAAGTGAAGATGAACGAGTCACTTCACAAGGTAACTGAAGAGGATCTGACCTTCCTGATCAAGTACAATGAGGAGACCAAGGAAAATGTGGTAGCCGGTATGGGTGAACTGCATCTGAACATGATTCTCGACAAGGTACGGGAAAAGCAGAAGGTAAACATCATTACCAAGCTTCCCAGGGTGGCATACCGAGAGACCATAACCAAGAAAAGCGGTATTGCTGAGTACTCACACAAGAAGCAGAGTGGTGGCCATGGTCAGTATGCACGTGTCCTGATCGAGATCGAGCCTCTGGAAAGGGGTGCCTACTACTCCTTCACCAATGCAATCAAGGGTGGTTCAGTCAGCAAGGGATATGTCCCCGGTATTGAGAAGGGATTGCATGAACTGATGGAGGAAGGCTATCTTGCCGGCTATCCAATGATGGATATCGGCATCACCCTCGTCGATGGAAAGGAGCACCCGGTAGATTCCAGTGAAATGGCATTCAAGCTTGCTGCAAAGGGAGCCATGAAAATTGCCGTGGACAAGGCCAAACCTGTCCTACTTGAACCTATCATGCTTCTTAGTGTATATATTGAGAATGATTATCTGGGAGACATCCTTTCTGACCTGAGCAGCAAACGTGGACGGGTACTTGGTCAGGAAGACATGGGAAATCTGCAGTTGGTGAAAGCCCAGGTACCTCAATCAGAACTCCTCAACTACGCAATCGACCTGAAGTCGATGACCAGTGGTACGGGAAGTTTTGAAATGGAGTTCGACCATTACGAGCCTCTCAGTGGAAAACTGGCTGATGAGGTAATCAAGGCCTACAAAGATTCCTTAGCGGAAGAGGAGTAG
- the trmB gene encoding tRNA (guanosine(46)-N7)-methyltransferase TrmB codes for MQVTQDTIFQDIPELQWVESRREGARRPVKSYVLRGCYLKTFQVEAVKRYYATYGIPFRQELMDYFQVYGNENPLVIEIGFGMGSATSRIAKERNQFNYLGLEVFLSGFTKLLDVVGREGLDNVRLMRFDAVEVLRSMIPDNSVAGFHIFFPDPWPKKRQQKRRLIQEPFASLLASKLVQGGYIYCVTDWEEYAHQMLEVFGNTPSLVNPHGGFAPPVPWRDTTRFEEKGLAKSHPINEVWVEKR; via the coding sequence ATGCAGGTTACGCAAGATACAATCTTCCAGGATATTCCTGAGTTGCAGTGGGTGGAGAGTAGAAGGGAAGGGGCCAGGCGTCCAGTCAAGAGCTACGTGCTCAGAGGGTGCTATCTGAAAACCTTCCAGGTTGAGGCAGTCAAGCGCTATTACGCGACCTATGGAATCCCCTTTCGCCAGGAACTGATGGACTACTTTCAGGTGTATGGGAACGAGAACCCCCTGGTTATTGAGATTGGTTTTGGCATGGGGAGTGCCACCAGTCGTATCGCCAAGGAGCGAAACCAGTTCAATTATCTTGGATTGGAGGTGTTCCTCTCTGGCTTCACCAAGCTCTTGGATGTCGTTGGGCGGGAAGGGCTGGATAATGTGCGCCTGATGCGTTTCGACGCAGTGGAGGTGCTTCGCTCCATGATTCCAGATAACAGTGTTGCAGGATTCCATATTTTCTTTCCTGACCCATGGCCGAAGAAACGTCAGCAGAAACGTCGGCTCATCCAGGAACCTTTTGCCTCATTGCTTGCAAGCAAACTGGTACAGGGAGGGTATATCTACTGTGTCACGGACTGGGAAGAGTATGCCCACCAGATGCTTGAGGTGTTTGGCAATACACCATCTCTGGTGAATCCCCATGGGGGATTTGCTCCGCCTGTCCCTTGGAGGGATACCACACGCTTTGAAGAGAAGGGACTCGCAAAGTCCCATCCGATCAACGAGGTTTGGGTGGAAAAACGCTGA
- the mfd gene encoding transcription-repair coupling factor has translation MQTPISTLVQSYIKNSTAYKAYGTTTRHLHLEGLEGYPLAQFLRMISRKHKGRIWVICPTEESAKDLLKDSGVSHNQDAPYSNELKTIYLPSNGRKLYTPFSGDNVEYDQLNRLTSITEMRHGMIVTHLRAFVGPLVSPETLSASSLSVRVGGAFDSTSIAEQLSRAGYINTVSTNAIGEFSLRGEVMDIFPYESDHPFRIYADWDQVGKISSFDPISQETRSRVDHFTLSLVDATDKLITSSINGYLDDDDLFCFIGDKRLATSFHSLQLEAKSLYRQAFLEDRDALKPDELLLDFPLFQSSCRYAITVMDLAGQAPGAFKFDIEGPRSYFGNFTLLKDDLKSFEKQGWKVTIFAENQLQLQRLSQMLSAFPFLSYERMELSGGFSLPSAKIIAICEHEIFGRRRQVVKTLQHTQSTPLDSFVDLNEGDYVVHVNYGVGKFVKIDRVSSFDRERDFIKIAYADSEMLYVPIEQANLVQRYIGSDGGAPKLDKLGGISWENKKAKARKKAEDLAKHLITLYAKRQNSPGFAFPKDTDWQLQFEASFPFDETADQLSCIEDIKEDMERPMVMDRLVCGDVGYGKTEIAFRAAFKAVMGGKQVAFLAPTTILAEQHYQNFVSRLGSFPVRCAQLSRIVPKKDQKATLLSVAEGKVDVLFGTHRILQKDIMYRDLGLLIVDEEQRFGVKDKERIKVLRNSIDSLSLSATPIPRTLYMSLLKIRDMSLLATPPIARRPIETHIGEYDQDVIVRAIREEVDRGGQVFFLHNRIESLEEVVKQLTSLLPDLIIESAHGQMDSRQLEDTMRRFVHEGIQVLVSTTIIENGIDIPNVNTMIIDRADRYGLSQLYQLRGRVGRNDRQAYAYLFYPQGSALSEIAVKRLKIISEHTELGSGFKVAMKDMEIRGTGNLLGREQSGQLSSVGLDMYIRILDEAIRDLRKEGLKEEDKEVFLELDYTGFIPDTYIKAPSVKFDIYRKIASINNEEQLHSLSSELSDRFGPPPEEVANLLYIAQIKIICRKLSIIHLTDRRGVVTIEFGKVADLNVNKVMNLIALSNKRVWLDMRKMNIMYMKTDAVSLRDKAVFLMEKLQRLL, from the coding sequence ATGCAAACACCTATTTCAACCCTTGTCCAATCGTATATCAAAAACAGCACCGCTTACAAGGCGTATGGCACGACCACCCGACACCTGCACCTGGAAGGGTTGGAGGGGTATCCCCTTGCCCAGTTCCTTCGCATGATCTCACGAAAGCACAAAGGCCGCATCTGGGTCATATGCCCAACCGAGGAGAGTGCAAAGGACCTGCTCAAGGACAGTGGTGTCTCGCATAATCAGGATGCACCCTACAGCAATGAACTCAAGACAATCTATCTTCCCAGCAATGGGAGAAAGCTCTATACCCCGTTCAGTGGGGACAATGTCGAATATGACCAGCTCAATCGGTTGACTTCCATCACTGAGATGCGTCATGGGATGATTGTAACCCACCTGAGGGCTTTTGTAGGCCCCTTGGTCAGTCCGGAGACACTCTCAGCCTCTTCCTTATCGGTTAGGGTTGGAGGAGCTTTTGACAGTACCAGCATCGCAGAGCAACTTTCACGGGCCGGTTATATCAACACCGTCTCCACCAATGCAATCGGTGAATTCAGCTTGAGAGGGGAGGTCATGGATATTTTCCCCTATGAGAGTGACCATCCTTTCAGGATCTACGCAGATTGGGATCAGGTGGGCAAGATCAGCAGTTTTGATCCCATCTCACAAGAAACACGGTCCAGGGTTGATCACTTCACATTATCCTTGGTGGATGCAACCGATAAGCTTATCACCTCCTCAATCAACGGGTACCTGGATGATGATGACCTGTTCTGTTTTATCGGGGACAAGCGTCTCGCTACCAGCTTTCATAGCTTGCAGCTTGAGGCAAAGTCACTCTATCGACAAGCTTTCCTGGAAGACCGTGATGCGCTCAAACCAGATGAGTTGCTGCTCGATTTTCCTCTCTTCCAGAGCTCTTGCCGATATGCAATCACAGTGATGGATCTTGCAGGCCAGGCCCCTGGGGCCTTCAAGTTCGATATCGAGGGCCCCCGTTCCTACTTCGGGAATTTTACCTTGCTCAAGGATGATCTCAAGAGTTTTGAGAAGCAGGGGTGGAAGGTGACCATCTTTGCAGAGAACCAGTTGCAGTTGCAACGATTGAGCCAGATGCTCAGCGCTTTCCCATTCCTCTCCTATGAGAGGATGGAACTTTCTGGAGGATTCTCCCTTCCAAGCGCGAAGATCATTGCCATCTGTGAGCACGAGATATTTGGGCGAAGAAGGCAGGTGGTCAAGACCTTGCAACATACCCAGTCGACCCCCCTGGACTCCTTTGTTGATCTGAATGAGGGAGATTATGTAGTCCACGTTAACTACGGGGTGGGCAAATTTGTCAAGATTGACCGTGTTTCCAGTTTTGACCGTGAACGTGATTTCATCAAGATTGCATATGCAGACAGTGAGATGCTCTATGTTCCCATCGAGCAGGCAAACCTGGTCCAGCGCTACATCGGAAGCGATGGAGGGGCCCCAAAACTGGATAAGCTTGGTGGCATCAGTTGGGAGAACAAGAAAGCCAAGGCCCGCAAAAAAGCCGAGGACCTTGCAAAGCATCTGATAACCCTCTACGCAAAGCGGCAGAACAGCCCTGGATTCGCTTTTCCCAAGGACACTGATTGGCAGTTGCAGTTTGAAGCGTCCTTCCCCTTTGATGAGACAGCTGACCAGCTCTCCTGTATCGAGGATATCAAGGAGGATATGGAGAGGCCGATGGTCATGGACCGTCTTGTTTGTGGTGATGTTGGCTATGGGAAAACCGAGATTGCCTTCCGCGCTGCCTTCAAGGCGGTCATGGGAGGGAAGCAGGTTGCATTCCTGGCCCCTACCACCATTCTTGCAGAACAACATTACCAGAACTTTGTCAGCAGGTTGGGAAGTTTCCCTGTTCGCTGCGCCCAGCTCTCCAGGATCGTACCCAAGAAAGACCAGAAAGCAACTTTGCTCAGTGTTGCTGAGGGAAAGGTTGATGTACTGTTCGGTACACATCGGATTCTGCAGAAGGATATCATGTACCGGGATCTTGGTCTCTTGATCGTTGATGAGGAACAGCGTTTCGGTGTCAAGGACAAGGAGCGTATCAAGGTATTGAGGAACAGTATTGATTCGCTCTCACTCAGTGCCACACCCATTCCAAGAACCCTCTACATGTCACTGCTGAAAATCAGGGACATGTCACTTCTGGCCACCCCTCCCATCGCCCGCCGCCCCATTGAGACTCATATCGGAGAGTATGATCAGGATGTCATTGTCCGTGCCATCAGGGAGGAAGTAGATCGGGGCGGTCAGGTCTTCTTCCTGCACAATCGGATTGAAAGCCTTGAGGAAGTGGTCAAGCAGTTGACATCTTTGTTGCCGGATTTGATCATTGAGAGTGCACATGGGCAGATGGACAGCCGACAGCTGGAAGATACCATGAGGCGCTTTGTCCATGAGGGAATTCAGGTGTTGGTTTCTACCACCATCATCGAGAATGGTATTGATATCCCGAACGTTAATACCATGATCATCGACCGGGCTGATCGATATGGACTGAGCCAGCTCTATCAGCTCAGGGGAAGGGTGGGGCGCAATGACCGTCAGGCTTATGCCTATCTCTTCTATCCCCAGGGGAGCGCCCTCAGTGAAATTGCAGTGAAACGGCTCAAGATCATCAGTGAACATACAGAGCTCGGTTCTGGTTTCAAGGTGGCCATGAAGGATATGGAGATCAGGGGAACCGGGAATCTGCTTGGCCGTGAACAGAGCGGACAGCTCTCCTCGGTCGGTCTTGATATGTATATCCGAATCCTGGATGAGGCAATCAGGGACCTGAGGAAGGAAGGGTTGAAAGAGGAGGATAAGGAAGTGTTCCTCGAACTCGATTATACCGGATTCATTCCTGACACGTATATCAAGGCCCCTTCGGTGAAGTTCGATATCTATCGAAAGATAGCCTCCATAAACAATGAGGAACAGCTGCACTCCCTGAGCAGCGAGCTCAGTGACCGGTTCGGACCACCTCCCGAGGAGGTTGCCAATCTCCTGTATATTGCACAAATCAAGATCATCTGTCGCAAACTGTCAATCATCCATTTGACAGACCGCAGGGGAGTCGTCACCATTGAGTTTGGCAAGGTTGCAGATCTGAATGTGAACAAGGTGATGAATCTCATCGCCTTGAGTAATAAACGTGTGTGGTTGGACATGAGAAAGATGAATATTATGTATATGAAGACTGATGCAGTCTCACTCAGGGACAAGGCCGTGTTCCTGATGGAGAAGTTGCAGCGGTTGCTGTAG
- a CDS encoding inositol monophosphatase family protein yields the protein MESTLDKKALDTLALAVQEAGMYAKAQQQHISRSYKKDGSVITETDLAISRRIISVIEELFPSCNIISEETLTPFSGSAPYTFVLDPIDGTDVYSQGLPCWAVALGILNKDRVPVGAMISAPRWGIGEDDLFLRLDPGKEILINGQPLVMEGKKDFPHQITMGSSGQRLMDFSRYEGKIRIFGSSIIHMLSPVIYEHIQGCVNQSCYVWDVTASHAVLRSAGMLVEYVDGKPFKYEDDFLLHRRPFSPSLYVGTRECIDALKVVLPPKC from the coding sequence ATGGAAAGCACACTTGATAAGAAAGCACTGGATACACTCGCCCTTGCCGTACAGGAAGCGGGGATGTATGCCAAAGCACAACAACAACATATCAGTCGGTCATACAAGAAGGATGGTTCGGTGATTACAGAGACGGACCTGGCAATCTCGAGGCGGATCATATCCGTGATCGAGGAGCTCTTCCCCTCATGCAACATCATCAGCGAGGAGACACTCACCCCATTCAGCGGGAGTGCTCCCTACACCTTTGTCCTTGACCCTATCGATGGCACTGATGTCTACTCCCAGGGACTCCCTTGCTGGGCTGTGGCATTGGGCATTCTCAACAAGGACAGGGTGCCGGTCGGTGCCATGATCAGCGCCCCCCGCTGGGGAATCGGGGAGGATGATCTTTTCCTGCGACTTGACCCAGGAAAGGAGATCCTGATAAATGGACAGCCATTGGTTATGGAGGGAAAGAAGGATTTCCCGCATCAGATTACCATGGGGTCAAGCGGGCAGCGATTGATGGATTTCTCCAGGTATGAAGGGAAGATCAGGATCTTCGGTTCCTCCATCATCCACATGCTCAGCCCTGTTATCTATGAGCATATCCAGGGATGCGTTAACCAAAGTTGTTATGTATGGGATGTAACTGCCAGCCACGCAGTGCTGCGCTCAGCAGGAATGCTGGTGGAATATGTAGACGGAAAACCATTCAAATACGAAGATGACTTCCTCTTGCACCGAAGGCCATTCTCCCCTTCCCTCTATGTAGGGACAAGGGAATGCATCGATGCACTGAAGGTGGTACTCCCCCCTAAATGCTAG
- a CDS encoding queuosine precursor transporter: MNELYWMVMLALNFVMILIAFRLWGKLGLYIWIPISVIVANIQVTKNVMLFGLDATLGNIVYATGFLATDILSELYGKKESAKAVAIGFFSLLAMTIIMQVALLFEPAASDIAHSSLSLVFGLMPRIAFGSLVAYVISNLHDIWAFDYWKRKRPGNRTLWLRNNLSTIVSQLIDTLVFTFIAFWGVYPTEVLTGIVISTYLLKWVVAVMDTPFMYLARFWYDKDKIPSPSI, encoded by the coding sequence ATGAATGAACTCTACTGGATGGTAATGCTTGCTCTGAACTTCGTCATGATTCTCATCGCTTTCAGGTTGTGGGGGAAATTGGGGCTCTATATCTGGATACCCATCAGTGTTATCGTGGCAAATATCCAGGTGACAAAGAATGTAATGCTTTTTGGACTGGATGCAACCTTGGGCAATATTGTATATGCCACCGGGTTCCTGGCTACTGATATCCTCAGTGAGCTCTATGGCAAGAAGGAGTCAGCGAAGGCGGTTGCCATCGGTTTCTTCAGCTTGCTTGCCATGACCATCATCATGCAGGTTGCACTGTTGTTTGAGCCTGCAGCATCGGATATTGCACACTCCTCGCTCTCCTTGGTCTTCGGCCTGATGCCTCGTATCGCCTTTGGTTCTCTGGTAGCCTATGTAATAAGCAATCTGCACGATATATGGGCCTTTGATTATTGGAAACGCAAGCGGCCAGGAAATCGTACGCTCTGGCTGAGAAACAACCTAAGTACCATCGTCAGCCAACTTATCGACACCTTGGTCTTTACCTTTATTGCATTCTGGGGGGTGTATCCAACGGAGGTCTTGACCGGTATTGTCATCAGCACCTACCTGCTGAAGTGGGTGGTGGCTGTCATGGACACCCCGTTCATGTATCTTGCCCGGTTCTGGTACGACAAGGACAAGATTCCAAGTCCTAGCATTTAG
- a CDS encoding nucleoside-triphosphatase — MQARLTIHAAERDQGKTTSLVQLVRQCRFQKMHICGVLALANPEKTVYRLKDLFSQEERLALSEMPIAQGKRIGRFYLDEQVFDWINDRIIQSLPGSQVAIFDEIGKLEISGEGLACSFRKALETPGLQIFAAVRIPFIEEVLNSFSIPRERVEITYVGYKE; from the coding sequence GTGCAAGCTAGACTGACCATCCATGCTGCTGAACGCGACCAAGGAAAGACAACGTCCTTGGTGCAACTGGTGAGGCAGTGCAGATTCCAGAAGATGCATATCTGCGGGGTTCTTGCCCTTGCAAATCCCGAAAAAACCGTGTATAGACTCAAGGACCTCTTTTCTCAAGAAGAGCGATTGGCACTCTCTGAGATGCCCATCGCCCAAGGAAAGCGTATCGGTAGGTTTTACCTGGATGAACAGGTCTTTGATTGGATCAATGATCGGATAATCCAGAGTCTCCCGGGTTCACAAGTAGCCATCTTTGATGAGATTGGCAAGTTGGAGATCTCCGGAGAGGGGCTTGCCTGTTCCTTCAGGAAAGCCTTGGAAACACCTGGCCTGCAGATTTTCGCTGCAGTGCGCATCCCGTTCATAGAAGAGGTGCTGAACAGTTTTTCCATTCCCAGGGAGCGGGTGGAAATCACGTATGTCGGGTATAAGGAATGA
- the nrdR gene encoding transcriptional regulator NrdR — MRCPHCSSMDDKVLESRQNSSGSSIRRRRECNICGYRFTSYERIEDKPLMVIKRDGRREPFDLNKIGRGVRSCTEKLKISENEIDQLLQNIEDAIMLKVGSKREIASSDIGDETLKQLREVDLVAYVRFAAVYKAFNDLGQFIAEIQKLGKELA, encoded by the coding sequence ATGAGATGCCCACACTGTTCATCAATGGATGACAAGGTCCTTGAATCAAGACAAAATTCCAGCGGTTCCTCGATCAGAAGACGACGAGAGTGCAATATCTGTGGTTACCGATTCACCAGTTATGAACGGATCGAGGACAAACCCTTGATGGTAATCAAACGTGACGGGAGAAGGGAGCCCTTTGATTTGAACAAGATCGGCCGAGGAGTACGCTCCTGTACTGAGAAGCTGAAGATCAGCGAAAATGAGATTGACCAGCTGCTGCAGAACATCGAGGACGCCATCATGCTCAAGGTGGGAAGCAAAAGGGAGATTGCCTCCAGCGATATTGGAGATGAAACACTCAAGCAGCTGAGAGAAGTTGACCTAGTTGCCTATGTCCGGTTTGCTGCAGTCTACAAGGCATTCAATGATCTTGGACAGTTTATCGCAGAAATCCAGAAGCTGGGCAAGGAGCTTGCCTAG
- a CDS encoding HD domain-containing protein, whose amino-acid sequence MELQNQISSTLLKKRKREKTEDVRGPYYRDTTAIIHSSPFRRLKHKTQVFFAPSNDHICTRMEHCLHVSSIASTICKGLGLDSEIAWAIGMGHDLGHTPFGHTGEKILSAKMQEAGFLPFEHEVNSLRVVDFLTSHGKGLNLTYAVRDGIACHNGEHLVQSIMPTFTVRDLEQITSRKGLIPATYEGAVVRFSDTIAYLGRDFEDACRLGIITEEQLPQKVSHILGKRNADIIDTLVSDVIEHSSEKVGISFSDEVFPAVQEMIGFNYRSIYKSPMLEGYERYFNRLFTLILDYLNFLLDAYGYQESLYVQEKNMLAMGFYHHLMDMHEAYEERDGNIGRLIYDYVAGMSDNFCLDCANEILKPEHLNDSIEHSLTGKWFDAR is encoded by the coding sequence ATGGAATTACAAAATCAGATCTCCAGTACACTGTTGAAAAAACGAAAACGAGAGAAGACTGAGGATGTACGTGGCCCGTACTATCGTGATACGACAGCCATCATCCACTCTTCGCCATTCCGTAGGCTTAAGCACAAGACCCAGGTTTTCTTCGCTCCCAGCAATGATCATATCTGTACGAGAATGGAACATTGCCTGCACGTCTCGTCGATCGCCTCCACGATCTGTAAGGGGCTTGGTCTGGATAGCGAGATTGCTTGGGCTATCGGTATGGGGCATGATTTGGGTCATACCCCGTTCGGTCATACTGGGGAGAAGATTCTCTCTGCAAAAATGCAGGAAGCAGGGTTTCTTCCGTTCGAACATGAGGTCAACAGCCTGAGGGTCGTCGATTTCCTTACCTCACACGGTAAGGGGCTTAATCTGACCTATGCAGTCAGGGATGGCATTGCCTGCCATAACGGCGAGCATTTGGTACAGTCCATCATGCCGACCTTTACGGTGAGGGACCTGGAGCAGATAACCAGTAGAAAGGGTTTGATACCTGCCACCTATGAGGGAGCAGTGGTGCGTTTCAGCGATACCATTGCCTATCTTGGCAGGGATTTCGAAGATGCCTGCAGGCTTGGGATCATCACTGAGGAGCAGCTTCCACAGAAAGTCTCACATATACTTGGGAAAAGAAATGCTGATATCATTGACACCTTGGTAAGTGATGTCATTGAGCATTCCAGCGAAAAGGTGGGAATCAGCTTCAGCGATGAGGTGTTTCCCGCTGTACAGGAGATGATCGGTTTCAACTACAGGTCCATCTACAAGAGTCCCATGCTGGAAGGGTATGAGCGGTACTTCAACCGTTTGTTTACGCTTATCCTCGATTACCTCAACTTCCTGCTGGATGCCTATGGCTACCAAGAATCGTTGTATGTACAGGAAAAGAATATGCTTGCGATGGGATTCTACCATCACTTGATGGACATGCATGAAGCATATGAAGAGAGGGACGGGAATATCGGCCGGCTCATCTATGACTATGTGGCGGGTATGAGTGACAATTTCTGCTTGGATTGTGCAAATGAGATCCTCAAGCCCGAACATCTCAATGACAGTATTGAACACTCCTTGACCGGGAAATGGTTTGACGCCCGCTAG
- a CDS encoding shikimate kinase — MKHLYFCGIKHSGKSTLGKLAAQALGYSWVDLDDLVLQGIAPYRSIRTFYQEAGKKAFMEEEVRALKAFLNTRETPYIISLGGGASDNQALIDVIKQSGKLVYLEVKEQVLLQRILAGGVPPFLDSSDPAASFASLYERRHARYSNICDIMVRLPNYPDVRDTAHFLVETLKIEV; from the coding sequence ATGAAACACCTCTACTTCTGCGGAATCAAACACAGCGGAAAATCCACGCTGGGAAAGCTTGCCGCCCAAGCATTGGGATACTCCTGGGTCGATCTGGATGACTTGGTTCTCCAGGGCATTGCTCCATACCGCTCCATTCGTACATTCTATCAGGAAGCAGGCAAAAAAGCTTTCATGGAAGAGGAAGTGAGGGCACTCAAGGCATTTCTCAACACGAGAGAAACCCCATACATCATCAGCCTTGGGGGAGGAGCCTCGGACAACCAGGCCCTGATCGATGTGATCAAGCAATCAGGGAAGCTTGTCTATCTGGAAGTGAAGGAACAGGTACTCCTGCAGAGAATCCTGGCGGGAGGGGTTCCTCCCTTTCTCGATTCTTCAGATCCTGCGGCTTCCTTCGCTTCACTCTATGAGAGGAGACATGCACGCTATAGCAACATTTGTGACATCATGGTACGATTACCAAATTACCCGGACGTCCGCGATACGGCGCACTTCCTTGTTGAAACACTGAAAATCGAGGTTTGA